A window of Aricia agestis chromosome 3, ilAriAges1.1, whole genome shotgun sequence contains these coding sequences:
- the LOC121725517 gene encoding uncharacterized protein LOC121725517 yields MNSPLKHNSKLLCLSPFIDQNNLIRVGGRIESSQYTFENKHPIVLDASHYLTKLIFEYQHLQNFHAGPQLLLASVRQSVWPINGRRLARQVVRRCVRCRRAQGKTLQPKMGNLPPERLNPDYPFISVGLDFAGPFYVLNRKGRGAKLIKCYMCIFVCMRFKCIHLEIVSDLSKNAFMMTLRRFVARRGRPAEIFCDNGRNFVAAAKELSIFLKQNSDSISDSASQDGIKFIFSPCYAPHFGGIWEAGVKSAKHHIVRILGNSHLTFEELYTLFVQVEAILNSRPLCPLSSSPNDLLFLSPGHFLIGRQLTSMPTPNLTDCNESHLQRYARVEKLRQHFWTRWQKEYISEMQQRRKWKENHGSLKVGDLVLIHEDFVPPLGWRLGRVTRLFPGVDGISRVADIATTRGIVRRPLVRLCPLQDEDTNG; encoded by the coding sequence atgaataGTCCATTGAAACATAATTCTAAGTTGCTGTgtttatctccatttattgatCAAAATAACTTAATTAGAGTGGGAGGCAGAATAGAGTCCTCGCAATATACTTTCGAAAACAAGCACCCTATAGTGCTTGACGCGTCTCATTACTTGACcaaattaatatttgaatatCAGCATTTGCAGAATTTTCATGCTGGGCCACAGTTGCTTTTAGCGTCAGTACGGCAGTCGGTGTGGCCAATCAATGGCCGTCGATTGGCTCGTCAGGTAGTGCGTCGATGTGTTCGGTGTCGACGTGCGCAAGGTAAAACGCTGCAACCAAAAATGGGGAATCTGCCCCCAGAGCGACTCAATCCTGACTATCCTTTCATTTCCGTAGGACTGGATTTTGCTGGACCTTTTTATGTTCTAAATCGCAAAGGACGTGGCGCAAAATTGATTAAATGTTATATGTGTATTTTTGTGTGCATGAGATTTAAATGTATTCATTTAGAAATCGTTAGTGATTTGTCCAAAAATGCCTTTATGATGACGTTACGAAGATTCGTAGCGCGACGCGGAAGGCCAGCAGAGATATTTTGTGATAATGGCCGCAATTTCGTTGCTGCTGCTAAAGAGTTAAGTATATTTCTAAAACAAAATTCCGATTCTATTTCTGATTCTGCATCTCAGGACGgtattaaattcattttctcaccGTGCTATGCTCCTCACTTTGGTGGAATATGGGAAGCTGGCGTTAAATCTGCCAAGCATCACATAGTTAGAATACTAGGAAATAGTCATTTAACTTTTGAAGAATTGTATACTTTGTTTGTGCAAGTGGAGGCGATTCTAAACAGTCGTCCGCTATGTCCCTTGTCCTCCTCACCCAATGACCTTCTTTTCCTTTCCCCAGGGCACTTCTTAATTGGAAGACAGTTGACATCCATGCCGACCCCAAATCTGACTGACTGCAATGAAAGTCATCTTCAGCGATATGCCAGAGTAGAAAAACTTCGCCAACATTTTTGGACAAGATGGCAAAAGGAGTATATATCCGAAATGCAGCAGCGCCGAAAATGGAAGGAAAATCATGGCAGCTTGAAAGTTGGTGATCTTGTATTGATACATGAAGATTTCGTACCTCCCTTAGGTTGGAGGCTGGGCAGAGTCACACGCTTATTCCCGGGTGTCGACGGAATATCGCGAGTTGCAGATATCGCCACTACACGGGGTATTGTAAGAAGGCCTCTAGTTCGCCTTTGTCCATTGCAAGATGAAGACACCAACGGTTGA